The following proteins come from a genomic window of Cronobacter muytjensii ATCC 51329:
- the ubiF gene encoding 3-demethoxyubiquinol 3-hydroxylase — translation MINQPIEVAVVGGGMVGAAAALGLAQNGFQVAVVEHAAPPAFSPQSPPDVRISSISCASVDLLRGLGVWQRVLAMRAHPYRRLETWEWNEARVEFSADELQLPELGYMVENNVLQRALWEALEAHPAVRLLCPATLTQMTPTQNGYQLALDNGETLQPRLVIGADGASSQVRKWAGIGVNAWQYQQSCLLISVQCQLPPGDSTWQHFTPDGPHAFLPLFDNWASLVWYDRPARIRQLQAMNMAQLGREIAATFPSRLGGVTPVACGAFPLVRRHALRYVLPGVALVGDAAHTIHPLAGQGVNLGYRDVDALLKVVIDARNAAQDWASVDILKRYQRRRMPDNLMMQSGMDLFHAGFTAKLKPLRVLRNLGLIAAQRSGVLKRQALRYALGL, via the coding sequence ATGATAAATCAACCAATTGAAGTCGCCGTCGTCGGCGGTGGCATGGTGGGCGCCGCTGCCGCGCTGGGGCTGGCGCAAAATGGTTTTCAGGTAGCGGTGGTGGAGCATGCCGCGCCGCCCGCGTTTTCGCCACAAAGCCCGCCTGACGTGCGAATTTCTTCCATTAGCTGCGCCTCAGTGGATCTTCTGCGCGGGCTGGGCGTGTGGCAGCGGGTGCTGGCGATGCGCGCGCATCCTTATCGTCGCCTCGAAACCTGGGAGTGGAACGAGGCGCGGGTGGAGTTCAGCGCTGACGAGCTGCAACTGCCTGAGCTCGGTTACATGGTAGAAAACAACGTGCTGCAACGCGCGTTGTGGGAGGCGCTGGAGGCGCATCCGGCCGTGAGGCTGCTATGTCCCGCGACGCTCACGCAGATGACGCCGACGCAAAACGGTTATCAGCTGGCGTTAGATAATGGCGAAACGCTCCAGCCACGGCTGGTGATTGGCGCCGATGGCGCGAGCTCGCAGGTGCGCAAATGGGCCGGGATAGGCGTTAACGCCTGGCAATACCAGCAGTCGTGTTTGCTCATCAGCGTGCAGTGCCAGCTGCCGCCCGGCGACAGCACCTGGCAGCACTTTACGCCTGACGGGCCGCATGCGTTTCTGCCGCTGTTCGATAACTGGGCTTCGCTGGTCTGGTATGACCGTCCGGCGCGCATTCGTCAGTTGCAGGCGATGAATATGGCGCAGCTCGGGCGCGAAATCGCAGCGACGTTTCCGTCGCGGCTCGGCGGCGTGACGCCGGTCGCCTGCGGCGCGTTTCCGCTGGTACGCCGCCATGCGCTGCGCTACGTGCTGCCGGGCGTCGCGCTGGTGGGCGACGCCGCGCATACCATTCACCCGCTGGCGGGGCAGGGCGTGAATCTCGGCTACCGGGATGTCGATGCGCTGCTGAAGGTGGTGATTGACGCCCGCAATGCGGCGCAAGACTGGGCTTCTGTCGATATACTGAAGCGCTATCAGCGCCGCCGGATGCCGGATAACCTGATGATGCAAAGCGGTATGGATCTCTTCCACGCAGGCTTTACCGCGAAGCTCAAGCCGCTGCGCGTGCTGCGTAATCTGGGGCTTATCGCTGCCCAGCGGTCGGGCGTGCTGAAGCGCCAGGCGCTACGATATGCGCTGGGTTTATAA